The following proteins are encoded in a genomic region of Dialister hominis:
- a CDS encoding YraN family protein — MGTTTFGREGENLAKVYLEKKGYKFLDRNFKRIHGEVDLIMMDGDVIVFVEVKSRHNRKYGDPIEAVNKYKQKHIRYCANLYLSSHRITDQSVRFDVVEVLASAGRAVRYRHTRNAF, encoded by the coding sequence ATGGGAACGACAACTTTTGGCCGGGAAGGTGAAAATTTAGCCAAGGTGTATCTCGAGAAAAAAGGGTATAAATTTCTCGACCGCAATTTTAAGCGGATACATGGCGAAGTAGATTTAATTATGATGGATGGAGATGTTATTGTTTTTGTAGAAGTGAAAAGCAGGCATAACAGAAAATATGGTGATCCGATTGAGGCAGTTAACAAATATAAGCAAAAGCATATCCGCTATTGCGCAAACTTATACCTGTCATCACATCGTATCACTGATCAAAGTGTGAGATTTGATGTTGTAGAGGTACTGGCTTCAGCAGGAAGAGCAGTCCGGTACAGGCATACTCGAAACGCATTCTAG
- a CDS encoding YifB family Mg chelatase-like AAA ATPase encodes MYAEVLGTTTYGLNGHVIGVEVDIRRAAEALEIVGLPAASVKESKERVNSAIRNSGYRFPGNKVIVNLAPADLKKDSSGLDLPIAIGLLAANGGIPLDRLKNMIFIGELSLQGEIRPVPGVLSMVLTGKAAGITRYFMAPEVTNEALLCDDIEVYGPKTLRELVEFLVGERDLPQAVRKEDTEAKASDVDLSEVQGQVIAKRALEIAAAGAHNVLMTGAPGSGKTMLARRITTILPPMTREEALEVTKIYSVAGLYKADDIIRERPFRSPHHTISMAGLIGGGTIPRPGEVTLSHRGVLFLDELPEFPRSVLEVLRQPLEDREVHISRVNASFVYPSDFILIAAMNPCPCGYLGDPQHQCTCTDGEIRSYGRKISGPLLDRIDLHVTVQRPKYKELIATTKGESSAEIAARVSAARAIQTSRLSKWHMQNNAQMGHRQLKETCQLDKEGTELLHEIFEKLHLSARSYDRIIKVSRTIADLDGQPQILAKHVAEAISYRNMIPQR; translated from the coding sequence ATGTATGCAGAAGTCTTAGGAACGACAACGTATGGGCTCAACGGGCATGTAATCGGGGTGGAAGTAGATATCAGGAGAGCGGCAGAAGCATTGGAAATAGTCGGACTTCCGGCCGCATCTGTCAAAGAATCTAAGGAAAGGGTCAATTCGGCAATCAGAAATTCCGGGTACCGCTTCCCTGGAAATAAAGTCATCGTCAATCTGGCGCCGGCAGACTTGAAAAAGGACAGCTCGGGGCTTGACCTTCCGATTGCAATCGGACTTTTGGCGGCCAACGGCGGTATTCCGCTGGATCGTTTGAAAAATATGATTTTCATCGGAGAGCTTTCTCTTCAGGGGGAAATAAGGCCTGTTCCCGGCGTACTGTCCATGGTATTGACCGGCAAAGCCGCAGGGATAACCAGATATTTCATGGCACCTGAAGTCACGAACGAAGCACTGCTCTGTGATGATATTGAAGTGTACGGGCCGAAGACGCTGCGGGAACTGGTTGAATTTCTGGTCGGAGAAAGAGACCTCCCTCAGGCAGTGAGAAAAGAAGACACAGAGGCAAAAGCCAGTGATGTCGATCTTTCTGAAGTTCAGGGCCAGGTCATCGCTAAACGCGCGCTTGAGATTGCGGCCGCAGGTGCCCATAATGTTCTGATGACAGGCGCACCGGGATCGGGCAAGACGATGCTTGCCAGAAGGATTACGACCATTCTTCCTCCCATGACTAGGGAAGAGGCGCTGGAAGTAACAAAGATATACAGTGTGGCTGGCCTTTATAAGGCGGATGACATTATCAGGGAAAGACCTTTCAGAAGCCCGCATCATACGATTTCCATGGCAGGCCTGATCGGAGGGGGAACGATTCCGCGTCCGGGCGAAGTAACTCTTTCTCACAGGGGCGTCCTGTTTCTGGATGAACTTCCCGAATTTCCGCGTTCCGTCCTGGAGGTTTTAAGACAGCCGCTTGAGGACAGGGAAGTGCATATTTCAAGAGTGAATGCATCCTTTGTCTATCCCTCCGATTTTATTCTGATTGCGGCCATGAACCCCTGTCCCTGCGGATATCTCGGGGATCCGCAGCATCAGTGTACCTGCACGGATGGGGAAATCAGGAGCTACGGAAGAAAGATATCAGGACCGCTGCTTGACAGAATCGATCTTCATGTAACGGTACAGCGTCCTAAATATAAAGAGCTCATTGCAACGACAAAGGGAGAATCCTCTGCCGAAATTGCAGCCCGTGTTTCAGCGGCCAGAGCAATCCAGACATCAAGACTTTCCAAATGGCATATGCAGAACAATGCACAGATGGGGCACAGGCAGCTGAAGGAAACCTGCCAGCTTGATAAGGAAGGCACTGAACTGCTTCATGAAATATTCGAAAAGCTGCACCTGTCTGCCAGGAGCTATGACAGGATCATCAAAGTTTCCCGTACGATTGCCGATCTTGACGGGCAGCCGCAGATTCTTGCCAAGCATGTTGCTGAAGCGATAAGTTACAGGAATATGATTCCGCAGAGGTGA
- the dprA gene encoding DNA-processing protein DprA, with amino-acid sequence MDIYAAALPGCPGLGAKNIRELIDHFNTPEDVWNASEKDIIDLHVLTPAREKAFLKYRRETDLEKLGKKLLGLGIRWCTWEDSTYPSLLAETSNPPAVLYYMGTSPVFEKTIGIVGSRKATAYGIETAGQFARVLSKEGVTVVSGGARGIDSASHSGVLQEKGSTVVVMACGLDKVYPPENRNLFQQVIDNGGTLLSEYPPGTPPLGRQFPARNRIIAGMSRGVIVVEAAERSGSLITSDFALEEGRDVFSVPGSIWIDSCKGTNQLIRNGAICCTSAEDVLSEYNWKEEKGKPESKYLEPLTIEEEYVFHFCQTEGEVNSEDILQHSGFSVVKLTMILLQLQLKGYIQETEQGRYIIKTGL; translated from the coding sequence ATGGATATTTATGCTGCTGCTCTTCCCGGATGTCCGGGATTAGGTGCCAAAAATATCAGGGAACTGATTGACCACTTCAATACGCCTGAAGACGTATGGAATGCCTCTGAAAAAGATATCATCGATCTTCATGTGCTGACTCCTGCCAGAGAAAAGGCCTTCCTCAAGTACAGGCGCGAAACGGATCTGGAAAAACTGGGGAAAAAGCTGCTGGGACTTGGAATCCGCTGGTGTACATGGGAAGACAGCACGTACCCTTCTCTTCTGGCAGAAACGTCCAATCCGCCGGCCGTGCTCTATTATATGGGAACTTCTCCGGTCTTTGAAAAGACGATAGGGATTGTGGGATCGAGAAAGGCAACCGCATACGGAATAGAAACAGCCGGACAGTTTGCCAGAGTGCTTTCAAAAGAAGGCGTTACGGTTGTCTCCGGCGGAGCTAGAGGGATTGACAGTGCTTCGCACAGCGGCGTCTTGCAGGAAAAAGGGAGTACGGTTGTCGTGATGGCATGCGGGCTGGATAAGGTCTATCCGCCGGAAAACAGGAATTTGTTCCAGCAGGTCATTGATAACGGAGGCACACTGCTTTCTGAATACCCGCCGGGAACGCCGCCTCTTGGACGGCAGTTTCCCGCCAGAAACAGGATTATTGCCGGAATGAGCCGGGGAGTTATCGTAGTGGAGGCTGCTGAGCGCAGCGGTTCATTGATTACTTCTGATTTCGCATTGGAAGAAGGAAGGGATGTCTTCTCCGTACCGGGAAGCATATGGATAGATTCCTGCAAAGGAACCAATCAATTGATCAGGAATGGAGCTATATGCTGCACATCGGCAGAAGATGTCCTTTCCGAATACAATTGGAAGGAAGAAAAAGGGAAGCCTGAGAGCAAGTATCTGGAGCCTTTAACGATTGAAGAGGAGTATGTATTCCATTTCTGCCAGACCGAAGGAGAAGTCAATTCCGAAGATATATTGCAGCATTCTGGATTTTCTGTGGTAAAATTGACTATGATTTTGCTCCAGCTCCAGCTGAAGGGATATATCCAGGAGACTGAACAGGGCAGATATATAATAAAAACAGGATTGTAA